TTTCATAGTGAATATTTTCgctattcattttcctataAATTTGGTTGCACTTCTTAGTTGAATCTTTAGACACATTTCTAGTCAGTTTCCAATGCTATTCTGTGTTATTTATTTACCCAGTGGATTGAATTATGAGAATCTTCATAGTGTTAGTAGGGCTGGTCCTGGACCTACAATTGAGAAAGATTTACAAATATTATCGTTCAATGCAAGTGATTGATGAAATGATAGATTTCTAAGTAAACAAGATTATAATGGAGTGGCAAGGCAACAATATTGTTGAAGACCCATCCATCCATCTTACAATGGCGTGGAATCTAAGCCGCACTATATCAGGGCTCAGTAATCAGGTAAGCTTTAAGGAATAGGATCTTTTTTTAGTCCgagtgaaatgaaaaaaaaatattcatataaaaTACTTGATTGGCGTCAAGTTGTGCAGATCAATCACAAAGTGATGATGAATCCAACCAAAAGCTCTGAACAACATGGAGCTTTCATGCATGGCAGCCCGCCCTACCGGCCGGCGGAAGGTGCACCCGTTGCTTCAGGACAAGAGACTGAAAGCAGCTCCAAGAAAGGAAATAGATCATGAAGCTTCAAAAATCTAACCCAATTAGCTTGGACAAAATAAGTCTACAGTCGCACCACATTCATCATAAAATTTTCCGTGGACAATTTTAATTTGTCTCGAGGGccacagacaaaaaaaaaataccaaaaaggaATCAGCAAAACAAACAGAGAACTGAATTGACATCTGAAATCAGTACGTTCAATGCCTGGATAAATTCGGAAAACAGATGGACTATGCTAAAGTTAATATCAGATTTATCAAATAAAAGGCATCCATCAAGATTTCCTTGTGCTCTGTATTCCTCTGAAATATGCAAATTCTTGCGCCATTCCAAATTGCATGGAAGTCCAATGTACTTCACAGATCAATCACACGAGACAGCTTCTGGATCCGGTTTAATAGGAAGTCCCCTTGCTTGATAGTTGCTTGGTAAAGAGCATTCTTTGCATCAGGGCGATTTGTCTCAAGAACACCTGCAACTTTATCAATCTTACAATGAAGCTTCCCAGCCGCAATAAAACGCGAGAGCTCCCTATAATAGAAAAAGGATGGATTAGAAACTCAATTAAATACACCAGtctcaaaagaaaatcataaactcctttttcttttttctttttttatgacgTGAAACCTCACTAAGGCAAGGCCCCTTCGTACCCACCCCTAGCAAGTAAATTCCGAATACACGACTCCACCCATCGGAACCGTGTATCAGGTAATCTAGAGGGTGCAGAATCGAACCCAGGATGTCTAAGTCTACAGCTCATCTCAAGCCCACCCTTGACCACTAGGCTTCACCTATCAGAAACTCCTTTGAATTAGGACTCTTAACAGCATCAAAGAATTTAAACACTTACACATCAATAAACTCCACTGTAACTCCGAATGCCTTAGCCATTGCTTCAATTGTGACACTCTTGTAGGATTCCAAAAACTGGGAATAAACCACAGTTCTGACCTCCCTCATATAATACCGGAAGTGTGGATGCAAATAGCGATCCAATTTTATTTGCTCAGTCAGGCCagctgaaaagaaaaattagaaacatcAAGTTTGAGATATAAAGAATCACACAAGTTATGAATAAATAGACAGGTGCAGATAGGAGTAGCTCTTATCCCATATcacataatttttataaagCCCAAATGATTAAAGACGGGAAAATGCCAAAGAGCCCAGAATATCACAAGAAAGCAGACCATGCAGACAAACCAAAAGAACTTATATTTCTTAACATATTCAATTGTTATATAAAAGATTAAGGCTCATATTAGACCTCCACTTACCAAACGccaagaaaaatgatttatattgaCAATCATATAAAGAGTTCAAAAACTCTGAAAGATGAGGAATTTTTCCTATCACTGTCAAGATCTCCGGAGCATCCACTACCTACCAAGGATCAAATGATTGTAAAATTACTAGCACAGAACTGGGTCaggaaaataggaaaaaaaaaattgaaataggTTACATGCATTGAGAAAACCTAAAATACCTTTTGCTTCAGGGAAACTCTATCCAAGGATATAATGCTTGTAAGGACAGTGTAGAAAATGAAAGTGTCATAAGGAAAAAGTTCATAAGTTGTGAAGGTTGAAATAGAATCCAAAAATAGATCCGCTGCCTTCTTGAAGTTTCGAGTGGACATGCAGTACAAGCCTTCATACACCTTCAAACGATTCTTCCTTTCCCAATCTCCTCCCTCTTCAAACAAGCTAACACCATTACGCAAACAGTTATAATTAAATCACTCATGTGcccaactttctttttttttttttttttgataagtacatgTGCCCAACTTTCAAGAAGAGAACCACAGAATATTGTTGACAAATTTCATATCATTACTTACTTCTTTGCTTTATCAATGCTTTTGGAAATTAGATCAAAATCCATGTAGAAAAAAGCAAGCTGCAGCGTGTAGAACACCAAGTCCATCTTTTGGCCAACTGCAACTGTTTTGCTTTCTGTAACCTTTAGTTGTTCCAATGCTTTCTCCTGGGTTTCATGGGGGAATAAGTCAAGTGTGAAAATTAAATACCACTGTAAGAAGACAACACTTTCAAGAGTAATAAGTTATGATACTTATGTACCTTGTCACCAATTCGAATGAAAAACAAGGATTTTGCCAAATGAGCTTCTCGAACTTCACTTTCACCTAAGTTCTCTTCAGCATCAGCTATCCTGAACGAAGTCCAACCAGATAGAACGCTTaagtgaaaaaatgaaaaatgaattgATTAACTAGACCTCAATAAACACTTTAAATCCCAATAAGTACTCACAGTACCGTCAAACTATACAAAGAAATAGTTTGACTTGAAGACTTAATTAATCGAGTAGAAACAGTATTTGTCTTCCAACACACCCAAAGACGTGAGTAATTACACAAATACTACCAACCAGGAACCATTCTGTTTATAACAGACCCAACATTCACTTCTTTAACTCGAGTTTCCACATGACAAAACATATCAGCCTTCAACCTATTAGTCATTCCCTTtacctctttttgttttttggggtcATTCAAACCCCTTGCATCCCAAATGAAAATCTTCATTTCAAAGCACAAGTAGGGGAAAAACCTCTCTGGATATATCCCCTCAGCTCCAACTACTTGCTTTATTTCTATTTGCACTTTTGTTACTCTCCACATACCTAGGGACTTAATCACTTCCAAACCTAGCTCTAATTTCTGCTCATCCAAATGCTTAGAATTTGTCTAACACCCCAGTTCCACATTGAGAAGATGAATAGCCCACATAGGGTGGATGAATTATAAAGGATCTAATAaatgctaagtctcacattggttTCTTCCTATGtaaaactgagctttataagtgattttagagagCTTAaattgcaacttgactagtccttttggagtgatagcgcaAATGCGATTAGTACTTTCTTTGGGTCGTAACAAAGGTTCTCATAACCTAATAACGCCATGTGCTATTGGAGCACTACATGACAAGACCCTAACGAGAATGTCGGGGATTTAAGGGGGAATTGTAACGCCtcagtcccatattgggaagacgAATAGCTCACATTGTGCGGGTAGAGTATAAAGGTGTTCTTAGGTATTAAATCTCACATTAGTTCTTTACTATGTGAGATTAGGCTTTATAAAGTTATTTTAGAGAGCTccaattgcaacttgactagCAATGATAatgcagatgtggctagcgcatTTCCTAGCTAGACACCTAACTCCATACTTGGCTATAATACTTGGGGACTTAATCACTTCCAAACTATTGAGGCAAGCAGTATTTAAATGCCCATGTACCTTACACTGATCACATTTAGAATGAATCCATGGATATTCAATTCCCACTAAACAAGATCTACCATTACCCTTATCCACTtctatattttttggaaaatcaaTATTAGTGTCCACTTCCACTAGAGTTCTAGCAAAACTCAATCTTTGATGGTTCTCAGTAAAAGAATCAACATAGAATAACCTTCCAACCCCACTAGCTACATGTCCCAAACAAACCAAgttccaaaattcaaaaggaaGATGCCAAATATTTATCCATATAGGGACCTTGGATGATGATAAATTGAGTATTAGCATTCCAAGTTTCCACTTCCTTAAAACCAATGGTTTATTTGCCACAAACCAAGTTTTGGCATCATGAATTGCATCATGAATTCTGCAATCAGGATGAACGGAAACCACCCTTTTTTCCATAGAATGAACTTGAACAGGACCAAACTATCtccataaattttcaattgtattCTTTATCGACAGAAAAGGTAAAGGTTTATCCAATACCTGCCCCACAAGACTCGTAGCCCACTCGAGAATATCTTCTTCAACAACTTCAATGAGAGGTCTCACCACAACTTTGCCATTTATCCTCTCTGGTTTCGTATAAGCAAGTTCACCAACTTCACTTTGATCTTCACTGAAGAAAGACCTCAATTCAGTCTTCTGGGCTATGTTTGCTTCCTTGTTAAAAGAAGGCCCAAAAAAGTTTGGCCCATAACCATCTTTACTAGTGAAACCTTCCTTCTGATTAAGTGAAGGTACATGTCACAAATATTGGTTAACCTGCTCAACCACAGGAGAGGTTTCAGAGGAAATCTTCGCCCACCTCCCTCAATGCGTGAACTTCGCATGCCTTCCCCAAAGAAACCCCAGCACCATTCTGAGCTATCAGAGCTGCATCCATGGAGTCATCTTCAGATAATTTGCAAGAACTACCCCAAATAGCTTGTTTGGAGCCACAATTCACCCTAAAATTGCCATATTCCTCCACAATAGAATCACGACTAACTTTAATGTCACTACTAACATTCTGATCAGAAAGATTCCTCTTGTCAAAATCATAAATTTGACCTTCCTCCATAGAACAACTCTCATTATTCCCAGCACCATTTCTCACCAGATCCATTTCCTCCACCACTACTTCCGCCCTTACCAAGACCACATCCTctacctccacctccacctccacctccacctttTTTTACCCCATAGATCACACACAGTAAgaataaggaagaagaaaaaaatcacaacaatcCAACCAATTATAATCGGCTTCCAATGAAAGCCCCAAAAGCTCGTCAAAACTATAGAGATTCAAACAATCTCTGAAACAGAACTAGTAGGAAATGACAGAAACTATTCCGAATCTGCACTCCGGCCAGTCTCCGTTCAaaatccaatgaagaaacacagGTTCCCAAGAATCTCCCGGAAAGACTCTGCATGTTAGTGCCCGAAGCACGCCAGActaaagaaaaagttttttgaGAAAGTTTGTGTATGAgtttttattgggttttgtgAGAAATTTAGGGTTTTTCTCCGCTTGACTGCTGAGAAAATGCaggaaatttgaagagaaaagagagggacTTTTAGGATTGTAAGTTTTGGATTGTGTGGAATCTTGCATACCACAATTTTCATATTGCCTTGTTGCGACAACATACTGGTCAAAAGAAAAACCCTAGTATGACAATAAATTCACCAATTAATCACGGAACCCTTAAGCCCCCTCTGTCGATCCATAGGTGAACCAAAGAAATGCGTTTGGTTGCAAAGAAAATGCGTGACATTAAGAGCCAATAGGGATCtaaatctcaaattttaaaaacgatTCGGATCCAAAAGCACCAAAAAACCATCACGGCACTACCCCTAATATAACAGTTTCCCTACATCAAGTCTAATTCTAAACATTAagaccaaaaacataaaaaaattaatttcgtTTCCCCTCATtctctcagcaaccaaacaggcATTACGTGAAGTTCAAACatctaaaataaacaaattaaataaaatcaaacacaagCTCACTTTTCGTCGAGCTTCTTAATCTCGCCGTCGTTCTTCTCGCGCATCGCGTCCAGAACGCCCTGATCTCTCTCCAACACGGAATCGGCGATTAGGGCTTCATATAACGCAGCCATATCTGCACcacacacaaaaacaacaaaaaagaccGTTTTGTGAGACGGAGTCGGAGGCCTAACTCGGAAAAACTCGGTAGGAATCGGAGACTCACCGTCAGCTTTGACGACAGCGAAGACCTCCTCTTTGAGGCGGACCTTCTCGATGTCCTGCACGTCGGGGTGCCTCAGAAGGAAGAGCTTGTGGGCGAGCACGAGGTGGAGCTCCTGAGTTCCTTCCTGGCCTTCCATGGCGGGTCGACTCTGTTCGGACTCACTGAGTTGGGAAGGCTATCCGAGTTTGCGCTCTGTGCTTTGCTTGAGCAAGGAGACACTGACCGCACTGTGAAAAAGAGAAACGAAAGTC
This genomic interval from Corylus avellana chromosome ca3, CavTom2PMs-1.0 contains the following:
- the LOC132174922 gene encoding 26S proteasome non-ATPase regulatory subunit 6 homolog, translated to MEGQEGTQELHLVLAHKLFLLRHPDVQDIEKVRLKEEVFAVVKADDMAALYEALIADSVLERDQGVLDAMREKNDGEIKKLDEKIADAEENLGESEVREAHLAKSLFFIRIGDKEKALEQLKVTESKTVAVGQKMDLVFYTLQLAFFYMDFDLISKSIDKAKNLFEEGGDWERKNRLKVYEGLYCMSTRNFKKAADLFLDSISTFTTYELFPYDTFIFYTVLTSIISLDRVSLKQKVVDAPEILTVIGKIPHLSEFLNSLYDCQYKSFFLAFAGLTEQIKLDRYLHPHFRYYMREVRTVVYSQFLESYKSVTIEAMAKAFGVTVEFIDVELSRFIAAGKLHCKIDKVAGVLETNRPDAKNALYQATIKQGDFLLNRIQKLSRVIDL